The following coding sequences are from one Gimesia chilikensis window:
- the atpD gene encoding F0F1 ATP synthase subunit beta, with the protein MATTEASTASSVGKITQIIGSTFDAEFPEHSLPEIYNALTVNENIKGVEIKVTGEVQQHLGGGRVRCVALGSTDGMVRGMNVADTGAPVSVPVGKGTLGRVFNLLGDPVDGRGAIETEERWPIHRKAPALENLSAKTELFETGIKVVDLLTPFVRGGKAGLFGGAGLGKTVILTELIARIASAHGGYSVFAGVGERTREGNDLWLEMQETKIGQTERSVIEQTCMVFGQMNEPPGARLRVALSALTMAEWFRDTTGTDTLLFVDNIFRFSQAGSEVSALLGRMPSAVGYQPTLGTELGELQERITSTKNGAITSVQAVYVPADDPTDPAPATAFSHLDAFIYLERKISEKGIYPAIDPLASSSRILDPQYVGERHYRVAREVQQTLQRYRELQDIIAILGVDELSEEDKLIVHRARRIERFLSQPFLVAEVFTGKAGKITPLEDTIRSFEEICAGKWDHLPEAAFMYVGAVEEAEEQAKRMAE; encoded by the coding sequence ATGGCGACAACCGAAGCCAGTACAGCAAGTTCAGTTGGCAAAATCACTCAGATCATCGGTTCTACCTTTGATGCTGAGTTTCCCGAGCACTCTCTGCCGGAAATCTACAACGCTTTGACTGTCAACGAAAACATCAAAGGTGTTGAGATTAAAGTTACCGGAGAAGTTCAGCAGCACCTGGGTGGCGGTCGTGTCCGCTGCGTGGCTCTGGGTTCCACGGACGGTATGGTTCGCGGCATGAACGTTGCCGACACCGGTGCTCCCGTTTCCGTACCCGTTGGTAAGGGAACCCTGGGACGCGTCTTCAACCTGCTCGGCGATCCCGTTGATGGTCGCGGTGCTATTGAAACTGAAGAACGCTGGCCAATTCACCGGAAAGCTCCTGCTCTGGAAAACCTGAGTGCCAAAACCGAGCTCTTCGAAACCGGGATCAAAGTGGTCGACCTGCTGACCCCGTTCGTTCGTGGTGGTAAAGCTGGTCTGTTCGGTGGTGCCGGTCTGGGTAAGACCGTGATTCTGACCGAGTTGATCGCTCGTATCGCGAGTGCCCACGGTGGTTACTCTGTATTCGCCGGTGTGGGTGAGCGAACCCGCGAAGGAAACGACCTCTGGCTCGAAATGCAGGAAACGAAAATCGGTCAGACCGAACGTTCCGTGATCGAGCAGACCTGTATGGTCTTCGGTCAGATGAACGAACCGCCGGGAGCACGTCTGCGTGTTGCTCTGTCCGCTCTGACGATGGCTGAATGGTTCCGCGATACAACCGGTACCGACACCCTGCTCTTCGTGGACAACATCTTCCGATTCTCACAGGCTGGTTCAGAGGTATCCGCTCTGCTGGGACGTATGCCTTCCGCCGTGGGTTACCAGCCAACACTGGGTACCGAACTGGGTGAACTGCAGGAGCGAATCACATCAACCAAGAATGGGGCGATCACCTCTGTGCAGGCTGTTTATGTGCCTGCTGACGACCCGACCGACCCTGCACCGGCAACGGCCTTCTCCCACCTGGACGCGTTCATTTACCTGGAACGAAAGATCTCCGAAAAAGGGATTTACCCGGCCATCGACCCGCTGGCTTCTTCCAGTCGTATTCTGGACCCACAGTATGTGGGTGAGCGTCACTACCGTGTGGCTCGTGAAGTTCAGCAGACTCTGCAGCGTTATCGCGAACTGCAGGACATCATCGCGATTCTGGGTGTCGACGAGTTGAGTGAAGAAGACAAACTGATTGTGCATCGTGCCCGTCGTATTGAGCGGTTCCTGTCACAACCGTTCCTCGTGGCGGAAGTCTTCACTGGTAAAGCCGGTAAGATCACCCCGCTGGAAGATACCATTCGCAGCTTCGAAGAAATCTGTGCCGGTAAATGGGACCATCTGCCGGAAGCCGCCTTCATGTATGTGGGTGCGGTTGAAGAAGCAGAAGAACAAGCCAAGAGAATGGCTGAGTAA
- a CDS encoding F0F1 ATP synthase subunit epsilon produces MAQEFRLLLVTPETTLLDQPIQSLRCTLYDGQIGILPGRMPMVGRLGYGELVFEATDGKEERYFVDGGFLQVKGSVISVLTEQAIPASKLNAADAEKMLAEALDRTAVGDEQCQARQRDQDRARAMLALAHQK; encoded by the coding sequence ATGGCTCAAGAATTTCGCCTGTTATTAGTCACACCGGAAACGACTCTGCTGGATCAACCCATCCAGAGCCTGCGTTGTACTCTGTATGACGGTCAAATCGGAATTCTTCCCGGTCGCATGCCCATGGTAGGCCGTCTGGGTTATGGCGAACTGGTGTTTGAAGCCACTGATGGTAAAGAAGAACGCTACTTTGTCGATGGCGGCTTCCTGCAGGTCAAAGGCTCCGTGATCTCCGTTCTGACCGAACAGGCGATTCCGGCCAGCAAGCTGAATGCTGCCGATGCGGAAAAGATGCTCGCAGAAGCCCTCGACCGCACCGCAGTCGGCGATGAGCAGTGCCAGGCCCGTCAGCGGGATCAGGATCGAGCCCGGGCGATGCTCGCACTGGCCCATCAGAAATAA
- a CDS encoding nucleoside deaminase, producing MDEFMQAAIEEAEQGLKEGGVPIGSVIVHAGKIIGRGHNMRQQQGSAILHGEMSALENAGRQPASVYRNSVLYTTLSPCPMCSGAIRLYQIPRVIIGENQTFLGDEELLKASGVELEVLQDQRCIDLMNQFIAAHPDVWNEDIGE from the coding sequence ATGGATGAATTCATGCAGGCGGCGATTGAGGAAGCAGAACAAGGCTTAAAAGAAGGAGGCGTTCCCATTGGTTCGGTGATTGTGCATGCAGGCAAGATCATTGGCCGGGGGCATAACATGCGTCAGCAGCAGGGAAGTGCCATCCTGCACGGCGAAATGTCAGCTTTGGAAAATGCAGGACGACAACCGGCGTCCGTCTATCGCAATTCGGTCCTGTATACCACGCTCTCCCCCTGTCCCATGTGCAGTGGTGCCATTCGCCTGTATCAGATTCCCCGCGTGATCATCGGCGAAAATCAGACATTTCTGGGCGATGAAGAACTACTGAAAGCAAGCGGCGTAGAACTGGAAGTTCTGCAGGACCAGCGGTGTATTGATCTGATGAACCAGTTTATCGCAGCGCATCCGGATGTGTGGAACGAAGATATCGGCGAGTGA
- a CDS encoding DcaP family trimeric outer membrane transporter, with protein MHWNTKLACTLLLALTVVPATVGAQSQSLPPEPAARSAYDPFLSVDQPFAPGVMTDEPGRVNISLDESNNLDSSPLPDEPESGQAIVPPLTMGVGSGEVNPELLADPYITDARQFNVGLDLYAAPSFSDGLIIFGKEAAMKIGGFVKADFIYDFDPIDSTDSFVTTEIPIGAPHRTNARFHARQSRLSFDTRWLTDGRLVRVYVEGDFFSDGNRFRLRHAFGQSGSLLVGQTWTTFTDVAAAPATLDFEGSVSAVNRRQAQVRWTEHVFNDNTTFAVSVEDSNFIIEPPQGITGEPRSPSPDFVTRLRYENDCGQYQVAGLYRVVGFQPTGQDVVTSFAYGFNFTGVRLITERTKVYSQIVFGEGIGSYRSLPDAAPTAANKGDLLPMFGWMIGLTHDWNDELSSNFTYAENTLDTSTFQTATDVKQTTYLAANLIWNPINNVKIGVEYLYGTKEDVGGGTGDAHRLQTSFIFDLP; from the coding sequence ATGCACTGGAATACGAAGCTTGCCTGTACCTTGCTGCTGGCACTGACCGTTGTTCCCGCCACAGTCGGGGCACAAAGTCAGTCTTTGCCGCCGGAGCCTGCTGCGCGATCCGCTTACGATCCGTTTCTGTCTGTCGATCAGCCCTTTGCACCGGGAGTGATGACGGATGAGCCCGGCCGGGTGAATATCTCGCTGGATGAGTCGAACAATTTAGACAGCAGTCCGCTTCCGGATGAGCCCGAGTCCGGTCAGGCGATTGTGCCTCCGCTGACCATGGGCGTAGGAAGTGGCGAAGTCAACCCGGAACTTCTGGCGGATCCCTATATCACAGATGCCCGCCAGTTTAACGTCGGCCTGGACCTCTACGCGGCCCCCTCGTTTTCCGACGGACTAATCATCTTTGGCAAAGAAGCTGCGATGAAAATCGGTGGTTTTGTCAAAGCTGATTTCATCTACGATTTTGATCCTATCGATTCGACTGACTCGTTTGTGACCACCGAGATTCCCATCGGTGCCCCGCATCGAACGAACGCCCGCTTTCATGCGCGACAGTCTCGCTTGAGTTTTGATACCCGCTGGCTGACAGATGGCCGCCTGGTTCGTGTCTACGTGGAAGGTGACTTCTTCAGTGACGGAAACCGCTTTCGCTTAAGGCATGCTTTCGGTCAATCCGGATCACTACTGGTGGGGCAGACCTGGACGACATTCACCGACGTAGCAGCAGCTCCTGCAACACTCGACTTTGAAGGCTCCGTTTCAGCCGTGAACCGCAGACAGGCGCAGGTTCGCTGGACGGAGCACGTCTTCAATGATAATACAACGTTCGCGGTCTCGGTCGAAGATTCGAATTTTATTATCGAGCCTCCCCAGGGAATCACAGGGGAACCTCGCAGTCCCTCCCCCGATTTTGTCACCCGGCTGCGTTATGAGAATGACTGCGGTCAGTACCAGGTCGCGGGCCTGTATCGTGTCGTCGGGTTCCAGCCGACGGGGCAGGATGTTGTCACCAGTTTCGCCTATGGCTTCAACTTCACTGGCGTGCGGCTGATTACTGAACGCACCAAGGTCTATTCACAGATCGTATTCGGTGAAGGGATCGGCAGTTATCGGTCCCTGCCTGATGCCGCGCCGACAGCCGCCAACAAGGGAGATCTGTTACCCATGTTCGGCTGGATGATCGGCCTGACTCATGACTGGAATGACGAACTCAGCTCCAACTTCACCTATGCCGAAAACACCCTTGATACCTCAACCTTTCAAACGGCCACAGATGTCAAACAGACCACCTATCTGGCAGCAAACCTGATCTGGAATCCGATCAATAATGTAAAGATCGGTGTTGAGTATCTGTATGGAACCAAGGAAGACGTCGGGGGCGGAACAGGCGATGCACACCGTCTGCAGACCTCGTTCATCTTTGATCTGCCCTGA
- a CDS encoding SGNH/GDSL hydrolase family protein has translation MLKLIYLLLLATPLLYTESSSAAEVINAGVGGNRSSQLLKRLERDVLSKQPTVVVLMVGTNDRLNSGGFIDIKAYRKNVVSLIDQIQAGGAKVVLMTPPTCIPELLFTRHDPTKYADQAPQARMQEVRTVLLELSRQKQIPVIDFHDYLIDHKIADASKTSVIRNPANSGVKDGVHLTPAGYQLLARLVAEKLKAEQLDVTKVICFGDSLTKGSRQANYPASLQQLLSNK, from the coding sequence ATGCTGAAACTGATCTACCTGCTGTTGCTGGCAACTCCCCTGCTCTATACAGAATCCTCTTCTGCTGCAGAGGTCATCAATGCGGGTGTCGGCGGAAATCGCAGTTCACAGCTGCTGAAGCGACTGGAGCGGGATGTACTCTCGAAGCAGCCGACCGTGGTCGTGCTGATGGTCGGCACGAACGACCGGCTCAACTCGGGAGGCTTTATTGACATCAAGGCGTACCGCAAGAATGTGGTATCACTGATCGATCAGATTCAGGCAGGTGGTGCGAAGGTTGTCCTGATGACGCCCCCTACGTGTATTCCAGAGCTCCTGTTTACCCGTCATGACCCCACAAAGTACGCCGACCAGGCGCCGCAAGCACGCATGCAGGAAGTACGAACAGTCCTGCTGGAGCTTTCGCGCCAAAAGCAGATTCCGGTAATCGACTTTCATGACTATCTGATCGATCACAAAATCGCAGACGCTTCCAAAACCAGTGTCATCCGTAACCCGGCGAACAGCGGCGTCAAAGATGGCGTGCATCTGACGCCGGCCGGTTATCAACTGCTGGCCAGACTCGTCGCAGAGAAACTGAAAGCAGAGCAGTTGGATGTCACGAAGGTGATCTGTTTCGGTGACAGCCTGACCAAGGGATCCAGACAGGCGAACTACCCGGCCTCTCTACAACAGCTGCTTTCAAACAAGTAA
- a CDS encoding MFS transporter, with the protein MNPRFTRTQWLICIIASIGFAFDIYELLMLPLIVRPALQELVGASPGTPQFEYWVGMLFFLPAMVGGVFGLLGGYLTDLLGRRRVLVGSILLYAFSACAAGFVTSIEMLIVLRCTTFIGVCVEFVAAVAWLAELFPDPKRREAVLGFTQAFSSFGGLLVTGANWLALQYGDQFPAIAGGHEAWRYTLISGVIPALPLIIIRPFLPESPEWEKKKNAGTLKRPSIAELFSPRYRRTTVVTTIMFACSYGAAFGALQHTPRIVPSLPQVKEMTAGKPVPVQKKIEQSTAAEVNFYQEIGGLTGRFLFAVCAIWIVSRRGLMRLFQIPGLILIPLVYLFPARDNLELLKWGIFFAGLVTIAQFSFWGNYLPRAYPLHLRGTGESFAANIGGRMIGTSAALVTTTLTPLMPSKSTALAAACVALAVYLIGSIACFWLPEPAAEEED; encoded by the coding sequence ATGAACCCCCGGTTTACCCGTACGCAGTGGTTGATCTGCATTATCGCGTCCATCGGCTTTGCGTTTGACATCTACGAACTGTTGATGCTTCCCCTGATTGTCCGTCCCGCGTTGCAGGAACTGGTCGGTGCCAGTCCGGGTACCCCGCAGTTTGAATACTGGGTCGGCATGCTCTTCTTTCTGCCAGCGATGGTGGGTGGCGTCTTTGGACTACTGGGCGGCTATCTGACGGACCTGCTGGGCCGCCGCAGGGTCCTGGTGGGAAGCATCCTGCTCTATGCCTTCTCCGCCTGTGCAGCTGGCTTTGTGACTTCAATCGAAATGCTGATCGTCCTCCGCTGTACGACCTTTATCGGCGTTTGTGTGGAATTCGTTGCGGCGGTTGCCTGGCTGGCAGAACTGTTTCCCGATCCGAAACGGCGTGAAGCCGTACTTGGTTTCACACAGGCGTTCTCCTCATTCGGGGGGCTGCTGGTGACCGGTGCCAACTGGCTCGCATTACAATACGGTGACCAGTTCCCCGCGATCGCAGGCGGACACGAGGCTTGGCGGTACACGCTGATTTCCGGAGTCATTCCAGCGCTGCCGCTGATTATCATTCGTCCGTTCCTGCCGGAGTCTCCCGAATGGGAGAAAAAGAAAAACGCCGGGACATTGAAACGCCCCAGTATCGCGGAGCTCTTTTCACCCCGGTATCGCCGTACAACCGTCGTGACGACCATCATGTTCGCCTGCAGTTACGGGGCCGCCTTTGGTGCCCTGCAGCATACGCCGCGCATCGTCCCCTCGCTGCCACAGGTAAAAGAGATGACTGCGGGGAAGCCGGTGCCCGTGCAGAAGAAGATCGAACAATCCACCGCCGCCGAGGTTAACTTTTACCAGGAGATCGGCGGTCTGACAGGACGCTTCCTGTTCGCCGTGTGTGCCATCTGGATTGTCAGTCGTCGTGGACTGATGCGTCTGTTTCAGATTCCCGGCCTGATCCTGATTCCGCTCGTCTATCTCTTCCCGGCCCGCGATAATCTGGAGCTGCTGAAGTGGGGCATTTTCTTTGCCGGACTGGTGACGATTGCCCAGTTCAGCTTCTGGGGGAACTATCTGCCCCGCGCCTATCCGCTGCACTTAAGAGGTACCGGGGAAAGCTTCGCGGCCAATATCGGCGGCCGCATGATTGGCACTTCGGCTGCCCTGGTGACCACAACGCTGACTCCGCTGATGCCGAGTAAGTCGACGGCACTCGCAGCTGCCTGCGTCGCGCTGGCAGTTTACCTGATCGGATCGATCGCCTGTTTCTGGCTGCCTGAGCCTGCGGCGGAGGAAGAAGACTGA
- a CDS encoding DUF1501 domain-containing protein, producing the protein MLTILGKPTAKNGTFCDGVSRRSFLKIGGMALGGISLPGALRAEADSQTGNNHKAIINIYLPGGPSHIDLWDPKPDAPKEIRGEFAPIKTNVPGVEICELFPRMASMMDKFIPVRTISDADGRHDAYQCMTGRTFGSRQPPGGWPAAGAFVSKLQGPVNSAVPAHVALMYKTGNGTWGEPGTGGFLGVPYAPFNLVGRKARSSPDNMILQGITLERLRDRVKLQKAFDSFRRDADTSGLMESMDVYSQQAMNILTTSKLADALDLSKEDPQILARYGESSEKFQRDGAPPMIENFCMARRLVEAGARFVSLNYSRWDWHGPDGMNFPKSREEFPRLDQGLAALVTDLHERGLDKDVSVVVWGEFGRTPKINKNNSRDHWPRVSCAMLAGGGMRAGQVIGRTNRKGEYAEDRPVKFQEVFATLYQNVGLDLNGTRIFDTAGTPQYLVDQGIEPIHELI; encoded by the coding sequence ATGCTGACAATTCTGGGTAAACCGACCGCGAAAAATGGAACCTTTTGTGACGGCGTCTCGCGCCGCAGCTTTCTGAAAATTGGCGGAATGGCCTTGGGGGGAATCTCTCTACCTGGTGCCCTGCGAGCCGAAGCCGACAGCCAGACCGGCAATAATCACAAAGCGATCATCAACATCTATCTGCCCGGCGGGCCGTCGCACATCGATCTCTGGGATCCCAAGCCGGACGCGCCAAAAGAAATCCGCGGCGAATTTGCTCCCATCAAGACCAACGTGCCCGGCGTGGAAATCTGCGAACTGTTCCCACGCATGGCCAGCATGATGGATAAGTTCATCCCAGTCCGTACGATCTCTGATGCCGACGGCCGACATGATGCATATCAGTGTATGACGGGTCGAACCTTTGGCAGTCGTCAGCCCCCCGGAGGCTGGCCTGCTGCCGGCGCCTTCGTCTCCAAGCTGCAGGGCCCCGTCAATTCAGCGGTCCCCGCGCATGTCGCCCTGATGTACAAGACGGGTAATGGTACCTGGGGTGAACCGGGAACAGGTGGGTTTCTGGGTGTTCCCTACGCGCCCTTCAACCTGGTCGGCCGCAAGGCGCGTAGTTCACCAGACAATATGATCCTGCAGGGAATCACGCTCGAGCGATTACGCGACCGGGTAAAACTGCAGAAAGCCTTCGACTCCTTCCGTCGTGATGCTGACACGAGCGGTCTCATGGAAAGTATGGACGTTTACTCGCAGCAGGCGATGAATATTCTCACGACCTCCAAGCTTGCCGATGCCCTGGACCTGTCCAAGGAAGATCCCCAGATCCTTGCCCGTTACGGTGAGAGCAGCGAGAAATTCCAGCGGGACGGTGCGCCCCCTATGATCGAAAACTTCTGCATGGCACGCCGGCTGGTCGAAGCAGGGGCGCGATTCGTCTCCCTGAATTACAGTCGCTGGGACTGGCACGGTCCGGACGGGATGAACTTCCCCAAGTCACGCGAAGAGTTCCCACGTCTCGACCAGGGGTTAGCAGCCCTGGTGACCGACCTGCACGAACGGGGGCTCGACAAAGACGTTTCGGTCGTCGTCTGGGGCGAATTCGGGCGTACGCCTAAGATCAATAAAAACAACAGCCGCGATCACTGGCCCCGCGTCTCCTGCGCCATGCTGGCCGGTGGTGGCATGCGGGCCGGTCAGGTCATTGGCCGTACCAACCGCAAAGGGGAATACGCCGAAGATCGTCCTGTGAAATTCCAGGAAGTCTTTGCCACGCTGTATCAGAACGTCGGCCTCGATCTCAACGGAACCCGTATCTTCGACACGGCGGGAACACCTCAATACCTGGTCGACCAGGGAATCGAACCGATTCACGAGCTGATCTGA